Proteins from one Mycobacterium sp. HUMS_12744610 genomic window:
- a CDS encoding IS3 family transposase (programmed frameshift) produces the protein MTIASLDGCSDNDQVDNVPDPGARARRRTFTAEYKARILDEYDALSVGSSERGALLRREGLYSSHIAEWRKARDAGAREGLSAKGKPKRSAEQVELDKLRRRTTQLQAELDRTKLALEITGKSTRALGDALRERGFRAEVQAVIGEHLPDLEAATSTKRACELLGASRATLHRHRNPPPRPARRVRPEPLNKLTEAERQQILTVLRSEQYCDLAPAQVWARLLDDGVYLCSIRTMYRLLAIAGENRERRRQRTHPARKKPELIANAPNRVWSWDITKLQGPQRGIFYQLYVIIDIFSRYVVGWIIAEVEDGELAKAFIADTMARHGIARGQLALHADRGTSMTSKPVAQLLIDLGVDRSHSRPHVSNDNPYSEANFKTLKYCPAFPGRFGSIEDARAFCTTFFDYYNHEHRHSGVGLHTVASVHYGTANEIQAQRAATLDAAYAANPARFRHRRPAPPKLPTVAWINQPTPEALIKSA, from the exons ATGACGATCGCATCCCTGGACGGGTGCAGTGATAATGACCAAGTGGACAACGTGCCCGATCCAGGTGCTCGGGCGCGGCGGCGCACGTTCACCGCCGAGTACAAGGCCCGCATCCTCGACGAGTACGACGCGCTGTCGGTGGGCTCGTCGGAGCGTGGTGCGTTGCTGCGCCGTGAAGGCCTGTACAGCTCGCATATCGCCGAATGGCGAAAGGCCCGTGATGCCGGCGCTCGGGAGGGTTTGTCGGCGAAGGGCAAGCCGAAGCGCAGCGCTGAGCAGGTCGAGTTGGACAAGCTGCGGCGGCGCACCACGCAACTGCAGGCTGAGCTGGATCGGACCAAGCTAGCGCTGGAGATCACGG GGAAAAGCACACGCGCTCTTGGAGATGCTCTCCGAGAGCGCGGATTTCGAGCCGAAGTCCAAGCCGTGATCGGCGAGCACCTGCCCGACCTGGAGGCCGCAACCAGCACCAAACGGGCGTGCGAATTGCTGGGTGCATCGCGGGCCACGCTCCACCGCCACCGCAACCCACCACCACGGCCGGCACGGCGGGTGCGGCCCGAGCCACTGAATAAGCTCACCGAGGCCGAACGCCAGCAGATTCTGACGGTGCTGCGCTCAGAGCAGTACTGCGATCTGGCGCCGGCGCAGGTGTGGGCGCGACTGCTTGATGATGGTGTCTACCTGTGCTCGATTCGCACCATGTACCGGCTACTGGCCATTGCCGGGGAGAACCGCGAGCGGCGTCGCCAGCGCACCCATCCGGCGCGCAAGAAACCCGAGCTGATCGCTAACGCACCAAACCGGGTCTGGTCCTGGGATATAACGAAATTGCAAGGGCCACAACGGGGTATCTTCTATCAACTCTATGTGATTATCGACATCTTCTCGCGCTACGTCGTCGGCTGGATCATCGCAGAAGTTGAGGACGGTGAGTTGGCCAAAGCATTTATCGCCGACACCATGGCCCGTCACGGCATCGCCCGCGGCCAGTTGGCCTTGCACGCTGATCGCGGCACCTCGATGACCTCCAAGCCGGTCGCCCAGTTGCTGATCGACCTGGGGGTGGACCGCAGCCACAGCCGCCCGCACGTGTCCAACGACAATCCCTACTCGGAGGCTAATTTCAAGACCCTCAAGTACTGCCCGGCGTTCCCGGGCCGGTTCGGCTCGATCGAAGATGCCCGCGCCTTCTGCACGACATTCTTCGATTACTACAACCATGAGCATCGCCACAGCGGCGTGGGCCTACACACCGTTGCATCGGTGCACTACGGCACCGCAAACGAGATCCAGGCCCAACGTGCCGCCACGCTGGATGCGGCCTACGCCGCTAACCCCGCTAGATTCCGGCACCGGCGGCCCGCTCCACCGAAGCTGCCCACCGTCGCCTGGATCAACCAACCAACCCCGGAAGCACTCATCAAATCCGCGTAA
- a CDS encoding FtsB family cell division protein — protein sequence MPEAKRPDPKRRSPAPRPGKPGGAVRRRRAAKVSRPSQSAAHAGRDSARTLAEHVVEPIKRQIAESVEQRADQRLGFTARRAAVLAAVICVLTLTVAGPVRTYFAQRTEMDQLAASQAALRRQIAELEQQKGKLADPAYIAAQARERLGFVMPGDTPFQVQLPPGESAAPQPGSGVAKPARNQPWYTALWHTIADDPHLPPAKAPLPEAPPSPAEPGSPGPVAPAAPSPAAPGG from the coding sequence ATGCCCGAAGCCAAGCGGCCAGATCCCAAGCGCCGGTCCCCGGCACCGCGTCCGGGCAAGCCCGGCGGCGCGGTTCGGCGCCGTCGCGCCGCCAAGGTTTCCCGGCCGTCGCAGAGCGCTGCCCACGCCGGCCGCGACTCGGCGCGGACCCTGGCCGAGCACGTCGTCGAACCGATCAAGCGCCAGATCGCCGAGTCCGTCGAGCAGCGGGCCGACCAGCGGCTGGGGTTCACCGCGCGGCGCGCCGCGGTGCTGGCCGCGGTGATCTGCGTGCTGACGCTGACCGTCGCCGGGCCGGTGCGCACCTACTTCGCGCAACGCACCGAGATGGATCAGTTGGCCGCCAGCCAGGCGGCGCTGCGCCGTCAGATCGCCGAACTCGAGCAGCAGAAGGGCAAGCTCGCCGATCCGGCGTACATCGCGGCGCAGGCCCGCGAGCGTCTGGGCTTCGTGATGCCCGGGGACACCCCGTTCCAGGTGCAGCTTCCGCCCGGCGAGTCGGCCGCCCCGCAGCCTGGTTCCGGGGTCGCGAAACCGGCCCGCAACCAGCCGTGGTACACCGCGCTGTGGCACACCATCGCCGACGACCCGCACCTGCCGCCGGCCAAAGCCCCTCTGCCGGAAGCCCCACCGTCGCCGGCCGAACCCGGATCGCCCGGTCCGGTGGCGCCGGCCGCACCGAGCCCCGCCGCGCCCGGTGGTTGA
- the mfd gene encoding transcription-repair coupling factor: MTAPGPARPETPIAGLVELALTAPTFQRLIDSAAAAPAELRLAGPAGARVFVAAALARRGPLLVVTATGREADDLAAELRGVLGDAVAVFPSWETLPHERLSPGVDTVGARLTVLRRLAHSDDARLGPPLQVVVTAVRSLLQPTTPRLGLIEPVTMAVGQEIAFEDVVSRLVELAYSRVDMVGRRGEFAVRGGILDVFPPTAEHPVRVEFWGDEVSEMRMFSVADQRSIPELEVDTVIAVPCRELLLTEEVRQRAAALAARHPATEPDVAGGGVGDMLAKLAEGIPVDGMEALLSVLRPGEDGAHALLTDQLAQGTPVLLCDPEKVRSRAADLIKTGREFLEASWSVAALGSDAPVDVEQFGGSGFAELDDVRDAAARRGHPWWTLSQLSDESAIELDIRPSPSARGHQHDVDEIFGMLRAHVTAGGHAVVVAPGTGTAHRVVERLAEHEAPAAMLDSGEAPKPGVVGVLKGPLHEGVIVDGANLVVITETDLTGSRATAVEGRRLAAKRRNTVDPLALTAGDLVVHDQHGIGRFVEMTERTVGGARREYLVLEYASSKRGGGSDKLYVPMDSLDQLSRYVGGQAPALSKLGGSDWANTKTKARRAVREIAGELVSLYAKRQASPGHAFAPDTPWQAEMEDAFGFTETVDQLTAIAEVKADMEKPIPMDRVICGDVGYGKTEIAVRAAFKAVQDGKQVAVLVPTTLLADQHLQTFTDRMAGFPVTVKGLSRFTDAAESRAVIEGLADGSVDVVIGTHRLLQTGVRWKDLGLVIVDEEQRFGVEHKEHIKSLRTHVDVLTMSATPIPRTLEMSLAGIREMSTILTPPEERYPVLTYVGPHDDKQVAAALRRELMRDGQVFYVHNRVSSIDRVAARLREQVPEARIVVAHGQMPEERLERTVQGFWNREYDILVCTTIVETGLDISNANTLIVERADTFGLSQLHQLRGRVGRSRERGYAYFLYPPHTPLTETAYDRLATIAQNNELGAGMAVAMKDLEIRGAGNVLGVEQSGHVAGVGFDLYVRLVGEAVEAYRAAVDGQTVTTAEEPKDVRIDLPVDAHLPPDYIGSDRLRLEAYRRLAAATDDAVIAAVVDELVDRYGALPEPALRLVAVARVRLLCRAAGITEVSAPSASVVRLSPVTLQDSAQVRLKRMYPAASYRATTATVQVPIPRAGGSRSSVGAPRIRDVELLQMVADLVTALQGKSQVKIGITSP; this comes from the coding sequence ATGACCGCACCGGGGCCTGCTCGCCCAGAAACCCCGATCGCCGGGCTTGTCGAATTGGCGCTCACCGCGCCGACTTTCCAGCGGTTGATCGACAGCGCGGCCGCTGCCCCCGCCGAACTGAGGCTGGCCGGCCCGGCCGGAGCACGGGTGTTCGTGGCCGCCGCGCTGGCGCGGCGCGGCCCGCTGCTGGTGGTCACCGCGACCGGTCGGGAAGCCGACGACCTCGCGGCCGAACTGCGCGGCGTGCTGGGCGACGCGGTGGCGGTCTTCCCGTCCTGGGAGACCCTGCCGCACGAGCGGCTCTCGCCGGGCGTCGACACCGTCGGCGCGCGGTTGACCGTGCTGCGGCGGCTGGCCCATTCCGACGACGCGCGGTTGGGCCCGCCCCTGCAGGTGGTGGTGACCGCGGTGCGCTCGCTGCTGCAGCCGACGACCCCGCGGCTCGGCCTGATCGAACCCGTCACCATGGCCGTCGGCCAGGAAATCGCGTTCGAAGACGTCGTCTCCCGGCTGGTCGAGCTGGCCTACAGCCGGGTCGACATGGTGGGACGTCGGGGCGAATTCGCCGTGCGCGGCGGGATTCTGGACGTCTTCCCCCCGACGGCCGAGCACCCGGTGCGCGTCGAGTTCTGGGGCGACGAGGTCAGCGAGATGCGGATGTTCTCGGTCGCCGACCAGCGGTCGATCCCGGAGCTGGAGGTCGACACCGTCATCGCGGTCCCCTGCCGCGAACTGCTCCTGACCGAGGAGGTCCGGCAGCGCGCCGCCGCGCTGGCGGCGCGGCACCCGGCCACCGAGCCCGACGTCGCCGGCGGCGGCGTCGGCGACATGCTGGCCAAGCTGGCCGAGGGGATCCCGGTCGACGGCATGGAGGCGCTGCTGTCGGTGCTTCGGCCCGGCGAGGATGGCGCCCATGCGCTGCTGACCGACCAGCTGGCCCAGGGCACGCCGGTGCTGCTGTGCGACCCCGAGAAGGTGCGCAGCCGGGCCGCCGACCTGATCAAGACCGGCCGGGAGTTCCTCGAGGCGTCGTGGTCGGTGGCCGCGCTGGGTAGTGATGCGCCCGTCGACGTCGAGCAGTTCGGCGGATCCGGCTTCGCCGAACTGGACGACGTGCGCGACGCGGCGGCGCGGCGCGGTCATCCCTGGTGGACGCTGAGCCAGCTGTCGGACGAGTCGGCGATCGAGCTGGACATCCGGCCCTCGCCGTCGGCCCGCGGGCATCAGCACGACGTCGACGAGATCTTCGGGATGCTGCGTGCCCACGTCACGGCCGGCGGCCACGCGGTGGTGGTCGCGCCCGGGACCGGGACGGCCCACCGCGTGGTGGAGCGGCTGGCCGAGCACGAAGCGCCCGCGGCGATGCTGGACTCGGGCGAGGCCCCCAAACCCGGTGTCGTCGGGGTGCTCAAGGGGCCGCTGCACGAGGGCGTCATCGTCGACGGCGCCAACCTCGTCGTGATCACCGAGACGGATCTGACCGGCAGCCGGGCCACCGCCGTCGAGGGCAGGCGGCTGGCGGCCAAGCGGCGCAACACCGTCGACCCGCTGGCGCTGACGGCCGGTGACCTGGTGGTGCACGACCAGCACGGCATCGGGCGGTTCGTGGAGATGACCGAGCGCACCGTCGGCGGGGCCCGCCGGGAGTACCTGGTGCTCGAGTACGCCTCGAGCAAGCGCGGGGGAGGCTCCGACAAGCTCTATGTCCCGATGGATTCGCTGGACCAGCTGTCGCGCTACGTCGGCGGGCAGGCGCCGGCGCTGAGCAAGCTCGGCGGCAGCGACTGGGCCAACACCAAGACCAAGGCGCGCCGCGCGGTGCGCGAGATCGCCGGCGAGCTGGTGTCCCTGTACGCCAAGCGGCAGGCCAGCCCCGGCCACGCGTTCGCCCCGGACACCCCGTGGCAGGCCGAGATGGAGGACGCGTTCGGTTTCACCGAGACCGTCGACCAGCTCACCGCCATCGCCGAGGTCAAGGCCGACATGGAGAAGCCGATCCCGATGGACCGGGTGATCTGCGGTGATGTCGGCTACGGCAAGACCGAGATCGCTGTGCGCGCGGCGTTCAAGGCGGTGCAGGACGGCAAGCAGGTCGCCGTGCTGGTGCCCACGACGCTGCTGGCCGACCAGCACCTGCAGACGTTCACCGACCGGATGGCCGGCTTCCCGGTGACCGTGAAGGGGTTGTCGCGGTTCACCGACGCCGCCGAGTCCCGGGCCGTGATCGAGGGCCTGGCCGACGGTTCCGTGGACGTCGTGATCGGCACCCACCGGCTGCTGCAGACCGGGGTGCGCTGGAAGGACCTCGGGCTGGTGATCGTCGACGAGGAGCAGCGGTTCGGCGTCGAGCACAAGGAACACATCAAGTCTCTGCGCACCCACGTCGACGTGCTGACCATGAGCGCCACCCCGATCCCGCGCACCCTGGAGATGAGCCTGGCCGGGATCCGGGAGATGTCGACGATCCTGACGCCGCCCGAGGAGCGCTATCCGGTGCTGACCTACGTCGGCCCGCACGACGACAAGCAGGTCGCCGCCGCGTTGCGACGCGAGCTGATGCGCGACGGGCAGGTGTTCTACGTGCACAACCGGGTCAGCTCGATCGACCGGGTCGCGGCCCGGCTGCGCGAGCAGGTTCCCGAGGCGCGGATCGTCGTCGCGCACGGGCAGATGCCCGAGGAGCGCCTGGAACGCACGGTGCAGGGCTTCTGGAACCGCGAATACGACATTCTGGTGTGCACCACGATCGTGGAGACCGGGCTGGACATCTCCAACGCGAACACGCTGATCGTCGAGCGCGCCGACACCTTCGGCCTGTCCCAGCTGCACCAGCTGCGTGGCCGGGTGGGGCGCAGCCGGGAGCGGGGCTACGCCTACTTCCTCTATCCGCCGCACACGCCGCTGACCGAGACCGCCTACGACCGGTTGGCGACGATCGCGCAGAACAACGAGCTCGGTGCGGGCATGGCGGTCGCCATGAAAGACCTCGAGATCCGCGGCGCCGGCAACGTGCTGGGCGTCGAGCAGTCCGGGCACGTCGCCGGGGTCGGGTTCGACCTCTACGTGCGGCTGGTCGGCGAGGCCGTCGAGGCCTATCGCGCCGCGGTGGACGGCCAGACGGTCACCACCGCCGAGGAGCCCAAGGACGTGCGGATCGACCTGCCGGTGGATGCGCACCTGCCGCCGGACTACATCGGCAGCGACCGGCTCCGGCTGGAGGCCTACCGGCGGCTGGCGGCGGCCACGGACGACGCGGTGATCGCCGCGGTCGTCGACGAGCTCGTCGACCGCTACGGGGCGCTGCCCGAACCCGCCCTGCGGCTGGTGGCGGTGGCGCGGGTCCGATTGCTGTGCCGCGCCGCCGGGATCACCGAGGTGTCGGCGCCTTCGGCTTCGGTGGTGCGGTTGTCGCCGGTCACGCTGCAAGACTCCGCCCAGGTGCGTTTGAAGCGCATGTACCCGGCGGCGAGCTACCGCGCCACGACTGCCACCGTGCAGGTCCCGATCCCCCGGGCCGGCGGCTCTCGAAGTTCGGTCGGCGCGCCGCGCATCCGCGACGTCGAGCTGCTGCAGATGGTCGCCGACCTGGTGACCGCCCTGCAGGGGAAATCGCAGGTGAAGATTGGTATAACGAGTCCGTGA
- a CDS encoding lytic transglycosylase domain-containing protein: protein MSPRRWMRAAAVIGATAMLLASSSCTWQLSLFIPEGVPPPAGAPVPPVDTHGGGRPADQLRDWAEQRSGTLEIPVIALEAYAYAARVAEVENPKCHISWTTLAGIGQVESHHGTYRGATLSANGDVSPPIRGVRLDGTGGNLRIVDAQEDVTDTDGVARAMGPMQFIPETWRLYGVDAHNDGVVSPDNIDDAALAAAGYLCWRGKDLATPRGWVTALRAYNNSGVYARAVRDWATAYAAGHPL from the coding sequence GTGTCGCCGAGGCGTTGGATGCGTGCGGCCGCCGTGATCGGTGCGACCGCGATGCTGCTGGCGTCGTCGAGTTGCACGTGGCAGCTCAGCCTGTTCATCCCCGAGGGCGTGCCACCCCCGGCGGGGGCTCCGGTGCCGCCCGTCGACACCCACGGCGGCGGCCGGCCCGCCGACCAGTTGCGCGACTGGGCCGAGCAACGCTCGGGGACATTGGAGATCCCCGTCATCGCACTGGAGGCCTACGCCTATGCCGCCCGCGTCGCCGAGGTCGAGAACCCGAAGTGCCACATCTCGTGGACCACGCTGGCGGGGATCGGCCAGGTCGAGAGCCACCACGGCACCTACCGGGGTGCGACGCTGTCCGCTAACGGGGATGTGAGCCCGCCCATTCGGGGTGTGCGCCTCGACGGCACCGGCGGCAATCTGCGCATCGTGGATGCCCAGGAAGACGTCACCGACACCGACGGCGTGGCGCGGGCGATGGGTCCGATGCAGTTCATCCCGGAGACGTGGCGGTTGTACGGCGTCGACGCGCACAACGACGGGGTCGTCAGCCCCGACAACATCGACGATGCGGCGCTGGCCGCGGCGGGTTACTTGTGCTGGCGCGGCAAGGATCTCGCGACCCCGCGCGGGTGGGTCACCGCCCTGCGCGCCTACAACAACTCCGGCGTGTACGCGCGGGCGGTCCGGGACTGGGCGACCGCCTACGCGGCGGGCCACCCGCTGTAG
- a CDS encoding nucleoside triphosphate pyrophosphohydrolase produces MIVVLFDPRRPSLVPVEAVEYLLGEVQYTEEMPVAVPWSLPSAHPVGMGDDAPVLLSSDPDHPAVTARLAAGARLISAPETPRGERLVDAVAMMDKLRTAGPWEGEQTHDSLRRYLLEETYELLDAVRSGDADQLRDELGDVLLQVLFHARIAEEAPQHAFTIDDVALALTRKLGNRVPGVLAGEAISLEDQLAQWEERKAAEKPRSSVMDDVHTGQPALALAQKVMQRAQQAGLPADLIPVEVTSVVVSADIDAESALRTAVLGFVDTVRVVERAIAATRRGDAVPEELDVTPLGAVTEEEWRAHWPSTVSAVAEAVEG; encoded by the coding sequence GTGATCGTCGTGTTGTTCGACCCGCGCCGCCCGTCGCTGGTGCCCGTCGAAGCCGTGGAGTACCTCCTCGGCGAGGTGCAGTACACCGAAGAGATGCCGGTCGCGGTCCCGTGGTCGCTGCCCTCGGCGCATCCGGTCGGCATGGGAGACGACGCGCCGGTGTTGCTGTCGTCCGACCCCGACCACCCGGCCGTCACCGCCCGGCTGGCCGCCGGGGCCCGGCTGATCTCGGCCCCGGAGACCCCCCGCGGCGAACGCCTCGTCGATGCCGTGGCGATGATGGACAAGCTGCGCACCGCCGGGCCCTGGGAGGGCGAGCAGACCCACGACTCGTTGCGCCGCTACTTGCTGGAGGAGACCTACGAGCTGTTGGACGCGGTCCGCAGCGGTGACGCCGACCAACTGCGCGACGAGCTCGGCGATGTGTTGCTGCAGGTCCTCTTCCACGCCCGCATCGCCGAGGAGGCGCCGCAGCACGCGTTCACCATCGACGACGTCGCCCTGGCGCTGACGCGAAAGCTCGGCAACCGGGTGCCGGGAGTGCTAGCCGGCGAAGCGATCTCACTCGAGGACCAGTTGGCCCAGTGGGAGGAGCGCAAGGCCGCCGAGAAGCCCCGCAGTTCGGTCATGGACGACGTCCACACCGGTCAGCCGGCGTTGGCGCTGGCGCAGAAAGTGATGCAGCGCGCGCAGCAGGCGGGGCTGCCCGCCGACCTAATTCCCGTCGAGGTCACCTCGGTCGTCGTGTCGGCCGACATCGACGCGGAAAGCGCGCTGCGCACAGCGGTTCTGGGTTTCGTGGACACCGTCCGCGTCGTCGAGCGGGCGATCGCCGCCACCCGGCGCGGGGACGCCGTTCCGGAAGAGCTCGACGTGACGCCGCTGGGCGCGGTGACCGAGGAGGAGTGGCGCGCTCACTGGCCGTCGACCGTCTCGGCGGTCGCCGAAGCCGTCGAGGGGTAG
- a CDS encoding exopolyphosphatase encodes MVSRLAGIDCGTNSIRLLIADVGDGGLRDVHRETRIVRLGQGVDATGEFAPDAIARTRAALTDYAALLRAHGAERVRMVATSATRDAVNRDAFFAMTADVLGAVIPGAVAEVITGAAEAELSFRGAVGELDSAAAPFVVVDLGGGSTEIVLGGDGVAASHSADIGCVRLTERCLHSDPPTSQEVAAARSVVRERLEVALREVPVEEARTWVGVAGTMTTLSALAHDMASYDSADIHLSRVPGSNLLAVCERLIGMTRAQRAALGPMHEGRADVIGGGAIVVEELARELRARAGIGELVVSEHDILDGIVLSIAG; translated from the coding sequence ATGGTGAGCCGGCTCGCCGGAATCGACTGCGGCACCAACTCGATTCGGCTGCTGATCGCCGATGTCGGCGACGGCGGGCTGCGCGACGTGCATCGTGAGACCCGGATCGTTCGGCTCGGGCAGGGAGTCGACGCGACGGGTGAATTTGCGCCGGACGCGATCGCGCGGACCCGGGCCGCGCTGACCGATTACGCCGCCCTGCTGCGGGCGCACGGCGCCGAACGGGTCCGGATGGTGGCGACCTCGGCCACGCGCGACGCCGTCAACCGCGACGCGTTCTTTGCGATGACGGCCGACGTCCTGGGCGCCGTCATCCCTGGCGCGGTTGCGGAGGTGATCACCGGCGCCGCGGAGGCCGAGTTGTCGTTCCGCGGCGCGGTCGGTGAATTAGACAGTGCTGCAGCGCCTTTCGTGGTTGTCGATTTGGGTGGTGGTTCGACCGAGATCGTGCTCGGCGGGGACGGTGTGGCGGCGAGCCATTCGGCCGACATCGGCTGTGTGCGGTTGACCGAACGTTGCCTGCACTCCGATCCGCCGACGTCGCAGGAGGTGGCGGCGGCGCGCTCCGTGGTGCGCGAGCGTCTCGAGGTCGCGCTGCGCGAGGTGCCCGTCGAAGAGGCGCGGACCTGGGTGGGGGTCGCCGGGACGATGACCACCCTGTCCGCGCTGGCGCACGACATGGCGTCGTATGACTCTGCGGACATTCATCTTTCGCGCGTGCCCGGCAGCAACCTGCTGGCTGTGTGCGAGCGGCTGATCGGTATGACGCGGGCGCAGCGCGCCGCGCTGGGGCCCATGCACGAGGGCCGGGCCGACGTGATCGGCGGCGGCGCGATCGTGGTGGAGGAGTTGGCCCGTGAACTGCGCGCGCGGGCCGGCATCGGCGAGTTGGTGGTCAGCGAGCACGACATCCTGGACGGGATCGTGCTGTCGATCGCCGGCTGA
- a CDS encoding DUF501 domain-containing protein, which translates to MVDRADLEAVARQLGREPRGVLEIAYRCPNGEPGVVKTVPRLVDGTPFPTLYYLTHPLLTAAASRLETSGLMREMTERLGRDPELAAAYRRAHEAYLAERDAIEPLGTTFSAGGMPDRVKCLHVLMAHSLAKGPGCNPLGDEVLRLLAAEPAMADVLEAGKW; encoded by the coding sequence GTGGTTGACCGCGCCGACCTGGAGGCGGTGGCGCGCCAGCTCGGTCGTGAGCCGCGCGGCGTTCTCGAGATCGCCTACCGCTGCCCCAACGGTGAACCCGGGGTGGTGAAGACCGTGCCGCGGCTCGTCGACGGAACACCGTTCCCGACGTTGTACTACCTCACGCACCCGCTGCTGACCGCGGCCGCGAGCAGGCTGGAGACGTCGGGGCTGATGCGCGAGATGACCGAGCGGTTGGGGCGCGATCCGGAATTGGCGGCCGCGTACCGGCGGGCCCACGAGGCGTACCTGGCCGAGCGGGACGCGATCGAGCCGCTGGGGACCACGTTTTCCGCCGGGGGCATGCCGGACCGGGTCAAGTGTCTGCACGTGCTGATGGCGCACTCGCTGGCCAAGGGGCCCGGATGCAATCCACTCGGCGACGAGGTGCTGCGGTTGCTGGCCGCCGAGCCGGCGATGGCCGATGTCCTGGAGGCGGGGAAATGGTGA
- the eno gene encoding phosphopyruvate hydratase: MPIIEQVGAREILDSRGNPTVEVEIALSDGTFARAAVPSGASTGEHEAVELRDGGERYGGKGVRKAVEAVLDEIGPAVIGLGADDQRLVDQALVDLDGTPDKSRLGANAILGVSLAVAKAAADSAELPLFRYLGGPNAHILPVPMMNILNGGAHADTGVDIQEFMVAPIGAPSFGEALRWGAEVYHALKSVLKKQGLSTGLGDEGGFAPDVAGTTAALDLISTAVEAVGLKLGSDVALALDAAANEFHGDGTGYNFEGNVRTAEQMTQFYAGLLDSYPLVSLEDPLFEGDWDGWAALTAAIGDRVQIVGDDIFVTNPERLEEGIEKGVANALLVKVNQIGTLTETLDAVALAHHSGYRTMISHRSGETEDTTIADLAVAVGSGQIKTGAPARSERVAKYNQLLRIEEALGDAARYAGDLAFPRFALETK, encoded by the coding sequence GTGCCAATTATCGAGCAGGTCGGGGCCCGCGAGATCCTCGACTCCCGCGGTAACCCCACGGTCGAGGTCGAGATAGCGCTCAGTGACGGGACGTTTGCGCGCGCGGCGGTGCCGTCGGGCGCGTCGACCGGCGAACACGAGGCCGTCGAGCTGCGCGACGGCGGCGAGCGGTATGGCGGCAAGGGCGTGCGCAAGGCGGTGGAGGCCGTGCTCGACGAGATCGGTCCGGCCGTGATCGGTCTTGGCGCCGACGACCAGCGGTTGGTGGACCAGGCGCTGGTGGACCTCGACGGCACCCCCGACAAGTCGCGGCTGGGCGCCAACGCGATCCTGGGCGTTTCGCTGGCCGTGGCCAAGGCGGCCGCGGATTCCGCAGAGCTGCCGCTGTTCCGCTACCTCGGCGGCCCCAACGCCCACATCCTGCCCGTGCCGATGATGAACATCCTCAACGGCGGCGCGCACGCCGACACCGGTGTCGACATCCAGGAGTTCATGGTGGCGCCGATCGGCGCGCCCAGCTTCGGCGAGGCGCTGCGCTGGGGCGCCGAGGTGTATCACGCGCTGAAGTCGGTGTTGAAGAAGCAGGGCCTGTCCACCGGCCTGGGCGACGAGGGCGGCTTCGCCCCGGACGTGGCCGGTACGACCGCGGCGCTGGACCTGATCAGCACGGCGGTCGAGGCGGTGGGCCTGAAACTGGGTTCCGACGTGGCGCTGGCGCTGGACGCGGCGGCCAACGAGTTCCACGGCGACGGCACCGGCTACAACTTCGAGGGCAACGTCCGCACCGCCGAGCAGATGACGCAGTTCTACGCGGGCCTGCTCGACTCCTACCCGCTGGTGTCGCTGGAAGACCCCCTGTTCGAAGGGGACTGGGATGGTTGGGCCGCCCTGACGGCGGCGATCGGGGACCGGGTGCAGATCGTCGGCGACGACATCTTCGTCACCAACCCCGAGCGGCTTGAGGAGGGCATCGAGAAGGGCGTGGCGAACGCGTTGCTGGTCAAGGTCAATCAGATCGGCACGCTCACCGAGACGCTCGACGCCGTCGCGCTCGCGCACCACAGCGGGTACCGCACGATGATCAGCCACCGCAGCGGCGAGACCGAGGACACCACGATCGCCGACCTGGCGGTGGCGGTCGGCAGCGGGCAGATCAAGACGGGTGCGCCCGCCCGCAGCGAACGCGTCGCCAAGTACAACCAGTTGCTGCGGATCGAGGAGGCGCTCGGCGACGCCGCCCGCTACGCCGGTGACCTGGCGTTTCCGCGGTTCGCTCTGGAGACGAAATAG